From Halarcobacter mediterraneus:
TTTTCCTATAATTATATATCTTTTATCTCTTTTACATAAGAACCTAATACTTTTACAGTTTCTTTGTGTTTTTCAAGAACATCTTTAACATTATCATCTTTTTGGTGTCCATCAAAATCTATAAAAAAGATTGAATTACCTTCTACTATATGTGACTTAATTTTTGTTAAATTGATTCCTGCATTATTAAAATCTGTTAAAAATTCTACTAAAGAACCTTGCTTATCAGGAAGTTCTACTAATACTGAAGTTTTATCATTTCCACTTTGAGCATTCTCAAAATCACTAATTATAAAGAATCTAGTTTTGTTATTATCTTTATCTTCAATATTTTCAAAAAGAATTGGCAAATTATGTAATTTTGCTCCAACATGAGGACAAATTGCTGCACTAAAAGGTTCTTTCGAAGCTATTTTTGCAGCTTTTGTTGTAGATTCAATTGGTATTAATTCTACTTCATTAAGTCCAAAGTTTGTTAAAAACTTTCTACATTGTTCAAATGCAATATCTTTTGAATATATTCTTTTAATATTTTCTATTTTATCGCAAGTTGAAGCTAAAGTGTGATGAATATCTAAAACCACTTCTGCAACTATTTTTAAATTATACTCTTTTAAAGAATTTATTGTATCTGTTACAATACCATTTGAAGAGTTTTCAATAGGAACAACACCAAATTTTGCTTTTTTAGTATCAACTTCTCTAAAAATTCCTTTGATGGAAGATATTGAAATATATGAACTCATTGCACCAAATCTTCCTTCTGCTGCTTGATGAGTAAAACTTCCTTCAGGTCCTAAATAAGCTATATTTTCTGGTAATTCAAGATTTCTTGAAATTGCAAATATTTCTAAAAATAGTGCTTCTATAGCTGTTCTATTTAATTTTCCTTTATTTAAAGATTCAAGTCTATCTATAATAGCTTTTTCTCTTTCAGGTCTATAAATTGCTCCACCACTTTGAGCTTTTAAAAGTCCTACTTGATGAACTATTTCCATTCTTTCATTTACTAATTCTAATAATTTATTATCAATAGAATCTAATTTATCTCTTAATTCTTCTAAACCAGCTTCACTCATATTTTTCCTTTTTACTTTAGGTAATCTTCTTCTAAAGCAATAATATCTTCGAAAGTTTCTCTTTTTCTTATTAATCTATCTTGTCCATTTTCAACAGCAATTTCGGCAACTTTTCCTCTTGTATTATAGTTACTAGCCATTGTAAAACAGTATGCACCTGCTGAATAAATAGCAACTAAATCATTATGTTCTGTTTTTGGTAATTCAATATTTTTTGCAAAGAAATCTCCACTTTCACACACAGGACCAACTAAGTTGCAATCACTAAACTCTTTATTATCATTTAATACTTCAATTTTATGATAAGCATTATATAAAGCAGGTCTAATTAAATCATTCATTGCCCCATCTACAATTACAAACCTTTTTTCTCCATTTACTTTTTCATAAAGTACTTTTGTAATAAATACCCCTGAATTTCCAACTAAAAATCTTCCAGGCTCACAAACAACAGTAATATCAAGTCCAAATAAACACTCTAAAATAGCTTGGGCATATTCATTTGTATCAATTAACTTTTCATCATCATAAACAATTCCTAAGCCTCCACCAACATCAAAGAAAGATAATTCTATTTTGATTGCATTTAAATTTCTAACTAAATCAGCAACAATTTGAACTGACTCTTTTATAGGCTCAAGTTGTGTTAACTGAGAACCAATATGACAATGTATTCCAGTAGGTTCAAGATTTTCCGAGTTTTTACATTGAATATACATTCTTTTTGCTGTATCTATATCTACACCAAATTTATTTTCATGTAATCCAGTTGAAATATATGGATGTGTTTGAGGATCAATATTTGGATTAACTCTAATTGAAATTCTTGCAATTTTTCCTAATTCTTTTGCAATAAGTTCTACTCTATCAAGTTCTGCAGCACTTTCTACATTTATCATTAAAATACCAAGTTCTAAAGCTTCTTTTATTTCAGAATCAATTTTTCCAACACCTGAAAAAATAATCTTATATGGTTCAATTCCAACTTTTAAAGCTCTTTTAACTTCTCCTATAGAAACACAGTCTGCACCTGCACCAAGAGTTGCTAAATGCTTTATAACGCTTAAATTTGAGTTTGCTTTTACTGCATATGCAAGTAAAGATTTTCTTGCTTTAAATGCACTTTTTAATTCATTGTATTGCCCTGAAATATAATCAAAATCATACACATAATAAGGTGTTTGATATTTATTTGCTAACTCTTTGAAATTTATACTCATAATTTTCCTATACTTTTTTAAAATTTTAAATCTAAATTCTTAGGAATTTAAATTTAAAATTTTGTTTATTTTCACATAAGTAAGTTAGAAGTGTTAGATTTTATTCTGGACCAAGGCGGAAAGTAAATTTTAAGGAGGAGCTTACTTCTGTAAGTGAGTCTTTAAAATTTACTTGACAACGCAGGTATTGAGTAAAAGCTGACGCTTATAAGCTACTTATCTGTACCGTTCCATGCAATCCTTGGCTTACCATCTTCAAACTCAACTGCAGGCATCCCCATAAGATTATATCCACAATCTACATAATGAATTTCTCCCGTTACAGCAGAACTTAAATCACTTAATAAGTACATTCCTGAATTACCAACTTCATCAATAGTTACATTCTTTTTAAGTGGAGAATGGGCTTCATTCCATTTAAGCATAAATCTAAAATCACCAATTCCTGCAGCAGCTAAAGTTTTAATAGGTCCTGCTGAAATTGCATTTACTCTAATTCCATCTTTTCCTAAATCTTCTGCTAAATACTTAGTAGTCATTTCAAGTGCTGCTTTTGCAACTCCCATTAAATTATAGTTTGGAATATATTTTGCACCACCATAATAAGTCAAGGTTAATATTGATGAGTTTTCTGATAATAGAGGTTTCAATTCTCTAACTACTTCAATCAAAGAATAAACTGAAATATCCATTGCTATATCAAAAGCTTCTTTTGAAATGTCCATGAATCTTCCAGAAAGTCCTTCTTTAGGAGCAAAAGCAATTGAATGAACAATAAAATCAATTTGTCCTAAATCTTTTTCAATAGACTCTTTTAAAGCTTTTATTTCATCTGGATTTGATACATCACAAGGATATACATAATCAGCACTTCCAAACTCCTGTGCAATTGGTTCAACTCTTTTTTTCAAAGAATCATTTAAATAAGTAAATGCAATTTGTGCTCCTTGATCTGCACAAGCTTTTGCTATTCCATAAGCAATAGATTTGTTATTTGCAACACCTAAAATTACACCTTTTTTACCTTTCATTATCATCTTATAAATCCTTTGTATTTTCTATAATTTGTTTAAAATCATCAATATTCCAAGAAGCTGTTCCTATTAATGCTCCATCAACTCCATCAAGAGAACAAATTTCTTTTACATTATTTACTTTTACAGAACCACCATAAAGTAAAGGTTTATCAATTTTTTCTTTTATTACACTATGTACTGCTTTAATATCATCATTTGTTGCAGTTACACCTGTTCCTATAGCCCAAACTGGTTCATATGCTAAAATTAAATTTTCATAATTAACATCGATTCCAACAAATTGTTCATAAAGATACTCTAAAGTTTGTTCAATACCTTGTTCTTTTACTTCTAAAGGCTCTCCAATACAATAAACTATTTTATAATTTAAATCTTTGTAAAAGTTAAACTTTTTTGTGATTTCTTCTTGTGACTCTCCTAAAACATGTCTTCTTTCAGAATGCCCTATTAAAATTGTTTTAATATTAAATTCATCTAATTGTTCTGTTCCTATTTCACCTGTAAAAGAACCATTTTTTGTAGGATAGGCATTTTGAACGCCTATATTTAATGTGCTTAAAGTTTCAAAAGAGTTTAATGAAGTAGCTGTAGGGAAAACATATACTTCATTATCTATTTTTTTTTCTGTTAAAAAATCATTTAATTTAGCAATAAACTCTACTGTTGTTTCTCTTGTATGGTTTGTTTTAAAATTTGAAGCAATTATTGCCATTAATTAATCCTCTAAAACCAAAGCTTTAACACCTGGTAAAACTTTTCCTTCTATTAACTCTAAAGAAGCTCCACCACCTGTTGAAATAAAAGTCATGTCTTCTTCATCTCCTGTAACTCTTACTAAGTCAGCAGTATCTCCACCACCAACTACAGTCGTTGCATATGATTGAGCTACAGTATTTGAAATCCTAGTACTACCTTTTGCAAATTTTTCCATTTCATAAACACCCATTGGTCCATTCCATAAAATTGTATTTGCATCTCCTAAAGCAAGTCTAAATAATTGTGCTGTAGCAGGTCCAATATCAAGTCCCATCCAAGACTCAGGTATTTCTTGTGTAGTTACAAGTTTTGCCATTGCTTCTGCATCAAAAGCTTCTGCAGCGACTACATCTACAGGTAAATAAAGTTTTACACCTAATTGTCTTGCTTCTTCAAGTATTTTTAAAGCCTCAGGAATTAAATCATCTTCTACTAATGATTTTCCTACTTCATATCCTTGTGCTTTTAAGAAGGTAAAAGCCATACCTCCACCAATAAGTATTTTATCAACTTTAGTGATTAAATTATGTAAAACTTCAAGTTTTCCTGATACTTTTGAACCACCAACAATAGAAACAAAAGGTCTTTTTGGATTTTGTACAATATTATGAAAAAATTTAATTTCTTTCGCTAATAGAAATCCTGCAGCTTTATGTTTTATATCAAAGTACTCAGTTATAGCTTGAACCGATGCATGAGCTCTATGAGACACTCCAAAGGCATCATTTACATAAACATCAGCCATTGAAGCTAGTTTTTCAGCAAATTCTGGATCATTTTTCTTTTCACCAGAATGATATCTTAAATTTTCAAGAAGTAAAACTTCTCCTGCTTGTAAGTTTTTTGCTAATTCTAAAGTATCATCTTCTACTACATTTTTTGCAATTTTTATTTCTTGTTTTAATAAAGTATGTAACCTCTTTGCCACAGGTTTTAGAGAATATTTTTCATCACCTGGTTTTTCTGGTCTTCCAAAATGCGAAGCTAAAATAATAGAACAATCTCTATCAATACAATATCTAATAGTATTTAAAGCTGATTTTATTCTTCTATCATCTGTAATATTATTATATTCATCCATAGGAACATTAAAATCACATCTTATAAATACTTTTTTCCCATCAATATCGATATTTCTAATTTCTTGTAGTTTCATTCTTTTCCTTATTTATTTGCAACAAAAACTGCCATGTCAATAAGTCTAGAAGAGTATCCCCACTCATTGTCATACCAAGTCATTACCTTAATCATATCATCACCAATTACTTGAGTTAAATCACTTGCAACTATTGTAGAGTTTGTATTTCCTACTAAGTCTGAAGATACTAGCATATCATTATCAACTGCTACGATTCCTGCTAATTCTTTTGCTTTTGACTCAAGTAATGCATTTATTTCTTCTTTTGTAGTTTTTGTATTTACTACAAAGTTTACATCTACCATAGATACATTTGGTGTAGGAACTCTAACACTTTGTCCATGTAACTTCCCATCTAATTGTGGCATAATAAGTTTCATAGCTTTTGCAGCACCTGTTGATGTTGGTATCATATTTTGTGCACCAGCTCTAGCTCTTCTTTTATCTTTTTTATGTTTTACATCTAAAATATTTTGATCATTCGTATATGAGTGAATTGTAGTCATTAAACCTTTTTCTATACCATAAGCATCATCAATAATTTTTGCAATAGGTCCTAAACAATTTGTGGTACAAGAAGCATTTGAAATAATAGTTTGACCTTCGTAAGAAGCTTCATTTACACCTAATACAAATGTTGGAGTATCATCTTTTGCCGGAGCAGACATTACTACTTTTTTAGCTCCATTATCAATATGAACTTGACACTTTTCTTGAGTTAAATATGCACCTGTACATTCTAAAACTACTTCTGCACCGCACTCACTTGTAAAAGTTAACTCTTTTGCATCTCTAGTTGAATAAAGTTTTGCATTTATATTCCCCATTTTTAAAAAACCATTTTCTACTTTTACTTCACCATCAAATGTACCATGTACAGTATCATATTTTGTAATATATTCTAACATCTCAGGCGTTGCAGTATCATTTATAGCAACTAATTCCACATCTTCTCTTTGTGCAATAATTCTTGCGACACATCTTCCAATTCTTCCAAAACCATTAATTGCAACTTTAACAGCCATATCTACCCTTTTGTTTATTATATTTTGGTAGATATTTTATCCAAAAGTTGCTATAATAAAATTTAATTATAAATCAAAGGGAAAGAATAGGTGCAAATTGCTATTTTTGGTGGAAGTTTTGACCCACCACATATTGGTCATCAAACTATTGTAAAAAAAGCAATTAAAAAACTTGATATAGACCTATTAATTATTGTTCCTGCATTTTTAAATCCTTTAAAAGTCAAATCTTTTTTGAATGCAAAATCAAGATTTAACCTTTTAAAAAAATTATTTTCAAATAAAGAAAATATAAAAGTTTCAAAATATGAAATAAAACAAAACAGACCTGTTTATTCTATTGAAACGATTAAATATATAAAAAAGAAATATAATCCTTCAAAAATATATTTAATTATTGGTGCAGACAATTATAAAAATTTCCACTTATGGGATAGTTATAAAGAGATTAAAGAGCTTGTGACTTTAGTTGTTGTTACAAGAGAGGGTTATGATTTTAAAGTTGAGGAACAAGCTAAAAAATTAAAAGTAAATATCAAAATTAGTTCTACTGAATTAAGAAATACTTTTAAGATTGAATACATCCCTAAAAAGATTAGACATGAAGTAAAAAAAATCTGGAGAAAAAGAGGTAAAATTTGAACAAAAGAATAGAAGTAATTAAAAATGTACTAGAAGACAAAAAAGCTGAGAATATCGAAGTAATCGATTTAAAAGAAAAAGATTATATTGTTGATTATGTTGTAATTGCAACAACTTTAAATCCTAAACATGCATTTGCATTATTAAATCATTTAAAAACAGAACTTAAACCTTTAAATGAAGAGTTTTTAAGAGTAGATGAAAATGATGATTGGACAATCTGTGATTTAGGTGATATGTTTATTAATTTAATGAGTGAAAAAGCACGAGAAAAATACTCATTAGAAGATTTTCTTTCTGAAATAAAAGAAAGAAATTAAAAAAGAGTAAGAAATTTTTCTTACCCTTTTATTTACCTGTTAAAATTTTATTATAATTTCCTGCAGCATCTTTAGCCCCACCGGTATATCCAGTGATTAAAGCTATTCCAACTATTATTGCAAAAATTATTATAAACCATTTCATTTTACATAGTCTCCTTAGGGGTAATTCCTAATAAATTTAAACTTGTCTTAATAGAAAGAGAACAAAGACTTAATACTTTTAAGTACTTATCTTCATTTTCATTACCAACAATTTTGTATTCATTATAAAACCTATGTATTGAAGAAGCTAAAGAGTATAAATAATCAGTTATCTTTTGCATATCCCTTTTGTTAAAAGCTTCATTTAAAACATTAGGTAATAACAATGATTCATAAACCAAGTTTATACTATCATTATTTAAATCTTCATAAGAAATTTCAATTACATCTTCAAAAGATTTTTCTGCTTTTTTAAATACTTGATTAATTCTTGCATATGCATAATTAATATAAAATATAGGATTTGAACTATCTTGATTTTTTAATTTATCAATATCAAAATCTAAATGAGTATCACTCTTTTTTGTTAAAAAAACAAATCTTAGGGCGTCAGAACCTATTTCTTCAACAATATCAGACATTAAGATTACATTTCCTGCTCTTTTACTCATTTTATAAGGTTCTCCACCTTTTAGTAACTGAACCATTTGGGCAAGTAATACTTCTAGTTTTTTAGGATCATTTCCTAAAAACTCAATTGCTGCTTTAACTCTTGCAATATATCCGTGATGATCTGCACCCCAAATATTAATATATTTATCAAAATTTCTATCATATTTATTTTTATGATAAATAATATCACCTGCAAGATAAGTAGGTATTCCATTATCTCTTACAACAACTCTATCAATATCATCTCCTAATTCTGAAGATTTAATCCATAATTTGTCATCTTTTTCATAAAGTGAGCCATTTTTTTGTAATACTTCTTTTGTATCTTCCCAAGATGAGTAAAGAGACTTTTCACTAACATAATTGTCAAATACAATGCCTAAATCAGCCATATCTTTTTTGATTAATTCAAGAACTCTTTCTTTTGCAAAAAGTGCTAATTCCATTTGTCTTGATTCATCAGTAAAGATTTCACTTCCTAATTCTTTTTCAACTTCTTTAGCAATATCAAAAAGGTAATCACCTCTATAATATTTTTCAGGATATTCAACTTCTTGATTTAAAATAGTTTCTTGTCCTGCAAGGGCTAATGAAAGTCCTAATAAATCCATTTGTGCACCGGCATCATTTACATAATACTCAGTGATAATATCATAACCTAAATGTTTTCCAAGCCTAGATAAAGCGTCACCTGTTACGGCTCCTCTTGCATGTCCTATATGTAATGGTCCAGTCGGGTTTGCACTTACATATTCTAAAAGTATTTTTTCATTCTTTGAAGATTCTTTAGCAAAAGTATCTTCTGCCAATAAAGCCTTCTTAGATTCATCTTCTAAAAACTTTTTTGAAAGAGTAAAGTTAATAAACCCTTTTACAGCTTCAACTTTTTCAAAAATTCCAGAGTCTGAAAACTTTTGAGCTAATTCTTCAGCAATTATCATTGGTGATTTTCTAAACTCTTTTGCTAAAGAAAAAGCAACAGGTGTTGCAAAGTGACCTAAAGATATATCCTTAGGTTTTTCTAAAACAATCTCTTTTTCTAAAACTTTTTCTATATGATTTTTAACTACAGTTTGCAATATTCACTCACACTAAACAGTTTTATTTTCGTTTTTTGGTTCTTCAACTTTAGCTTCTTCTTTTTTTTCTATTTCTTCATTTTTATCAGTTGAAGCTACTTCTTCATCGTCTTTAACAGCTTTTTTGAAGTTTTTAATTCCACTTCCTAAACCTTTAGCAAGTTCTGGTATTTTTTTACCTCCAAAAAGTAAAAGTACTACTAGAGCGATTAAAACCCATTCCATACCACCTGGCATACCCATGTTAAATCCTTAATGTATAATTTTGAGATATTATATCTTTTTGAAGCTTAAAAAAAATGAGAAAGGGCACTCCTTATTAGAAGCTAAAAGGAGTGCAAAAAAATCAAAAAACTTTAGTCTAAAATTTATAATTTAATGAAATAGTGAAACTTCTTTCAGCTCCCCATGTGCTACCACTTGTATTTAACACATATTCTTCATCAAATAGATTATTAATATTAAGATTCACATTAATATCTTTATTTAATTTATATTTTGCCATTATATTTACCAATGTATATGATTCTTGTCTATTTAAACTTTTTGCAAGCCCTGTTGAAGAAGAATTATAAATTTCACTCTGCCAATTTATACCACCACCAAGAGTCAATTTATTATAATTATAACTAGTAAATATTTTAAATGTTTGTTTTGGGTGAGCAGTATTTAAAGGTTCTCCCTCTTCATCTTGAGCATCTGTGTAAGTATATCCACCTGAAATATTCCATTGAGGTAAAATTTGACC
This genomic window contains:
- the tatA gene encoding twin-arginine translocase TatA/TatE family subunit, yielding MGMPGGMEWVLIALVVLLLFGGKKIPELAKGLGSGIKNFKKAVKDDEEVASTDKNEEIEKKEEAKVEEPKNENKTV
- a CDS encoding phosphoglycerate kinase — its product is MKLQEIRNIDIDGKKVFIRCDFNVPMDEYNNITDDRRIKSALNTIRYCIDRDCSIILASHFGRPEKPGDEKYSLKPVAKRLHTLLKQEIKIAKNVVEDDTLELAKNLQAGEVLLLENLRYHSGEKKNDPEFAEKLASMADVYVNDAFGVSHRAHASVQAITEYFDIKHKAAGFLLAKEIKFFHNIVQNPKRPFVSIVGGSKVSGKLEVLHNLITKVDKILIGGGMAFTFLKAQGYEVGKSLVEDDLIPEALKILEEARQLGVKLYLPVDVVAAEAFDAEAMAKLVTTQEIPESWMGLDIGPATAQLFRLALGDANTILWNGPMGVYEMEKFAKGSTRISNTVAQSYATTVVGGGDTADLVRVTGDEEDMTFISTGGGASLELIEGKVLPGVKALVLED
- the pheA gene encoding prephenate dehydratase; this translates as MSEAGLEELRDKLDSIDNKLLELVNERMEIVHQVGLLKAQSGGAIYRPEREKAIIDRLESLNKGKLNRTAIEALFLEIFAISRNLELPENIAYLGPEGSFTHQAAEGRFGAMSSYISISSIKGIFREVDTKKAKFGVVPIENSSNGIVTDTINSLKEYNLKIVAEVVLDIHHTLASTCDKIENIKRIYSKDIAFEQCRKFLTNFGLNEVELIPIESTTKAAKIASKEPFSAAICPHVGAKLHNLPILFENIEDKDNNKTRFFIISDFENAQSGNDKTSVLVELPDKQGSLVEFLTDFNNAGINLTKIKSHIVEGNSIFFIDFDGHQKDDNVKDVLEKHKETVKVLGSYVKEIKDI
- the argS gene encoding arginine--tRNA ligase, with the protein product MQTVVKNHIEKVLEKEIVLEKPKDISLGHFATPVAFSLAKEFRKSPMIIAEELAQKFSDSGIFEKVEAVKGFINFTLSKKFLEDESKKALLAEDTFAKESSKNEKILLEYVSANPTGPLHIGHARGAVTGDALSRLGKHLGYDIITEYYVNDAGAQMDLLGLSLALAGQETILNQEVEYPEKYYRGDYLFDIAKEVEKELGSEIFTDESRQMELALFAKERVLELIKKDMADLGIVFDNYVSEKSLYSSWEDTKEVLQKNGSLYEKDDKLWIKSSELGDDIDRVVVRDNGIPTYLAGDIIYHKNKYDRNFDKYINIWGADHHGYIARVKAAIEFLGNDPKKLEVLLAQMVQLLKGGEPYKMSKRAGNVILMSDIVEEIGSDALRFVFLTKKSDTHLDFDIDKLKNQDSSNPIFYINYAYARINQVFKKAEKSFEDVIEISYEDLNNDSINLVYESLLLPNVLNEAFNKRDMQKITDYLYSLASSIHRFYNEYKIVGNENEDKYLKVLSLCSLSIKTSLNLLGITPKETM
- the rsfS gene encoding ribosome silencing factor, producing the protein MNKRIEVIKNVLEDKKAENIEVIDLKEKDYIVDYVVIATTLNPKHAFALLNHLKTELKPLNEEFLRVDENDDWTICDLGDMFINLMSEKAREKYSLEDFLSEIKERN
- the fabI gene encoding enoyl-ACP reductase FabI, which gives rise to MIMKGKKGVILGVANNKSIAYGIAKACADQGAQIAFTYLNDSLKKRVEPIAQEFGSADYVYPCDVSNPDEIKALKESIEKDLGQIDFIVHSIAFAPKEGLSGRFMDISKEAFDIAMDISVYSLIEVVRELKPLLSENSSILTLTYYGGAKYIPNYNLMGVAKAALEMTTKYLAEDLGKDGIRVNAISAGPIKTLAAAGIGDFRFMLKWNEAHSPLKKNVTIDEVGNSGMYLLSDLSSAVTGEIHYVDCGYNLMGMPAVEFEDGKPRIAWNGTDK
- the lysA gene encoding diaminopimelate decarboxylase — its product is MSINFKELANKYQTPYYVYDFDYISGQYNELKSAFKARKSLLAYAVKANSNLSVIKHLATLGAGADCVSIGEVKRALKVGIEPYKIIFSGVGKIDSEIKEALELGILMINVESAAELDRVELIAKELGKIARISIRVNPNIDPQTHPYISTGLHENKFGVDIDTAKRMYIQCKNSENLEPTGIHCHIGSQLTQLEPIKESVQIVADLVRNLNAIKIELSFFDVGGGLGIVYDDEKLIDTNEYAQAILECLFGLDITVVCEPGRFLVGNSGVFITKVLYEKVNGEKRFVIVDGAMNDLIRPALYNAYHKIEVLNDNKEFSDCNLVGPVCESGDFFAKNIELPKTEHNDLVAIYSAGAYCFTMASNYNTRGKVAEIAVENGQDRLIRKRETFEDIIALEEDYLK
- the gap gene encoding type I glyceraldehyde-3-phosphate dehydrogenase; amino-acid sequence: MAVKVAINGFGRIGRCVARIIAQREDVELVAINDTATPEMLEYITKYDTVHGTFDGEVKVENGFLKMGNINAKLYSTRDAKELTFTSECGAEVVLECTGAYLTQEKCQVHIDNGAKKVVMSAPAKDDTPTFVLGVNEASYEGQTIISNASCTTNCLGPIAKIIDDAYGIEKGLMTTIHSYTNDQNILDVKHKKDKRRARAGAQNMIPTSTGAAKAMKLIMPQLDGKLHGQSVRVPTPNVSMVDVNFVVNTKTTKEEINALLESKAKELAGIVAVDNDMLVSSDLVGNTNSTIVASDLTQVIGDDMIKVMTWYDNEWGYSSRLIDMAVFVANK
- the nadD gene encoding nicotinate (nicotinamide) nucleotide adenylyltransferase; the encoded protein is MQIAIFGGSFDPPHIGHQTIVKKAIKKLDIDLLIIVPAFLNPLKVKSFLNAKSRFNLLKKLFSNKENIKVSKYEIKQNRPVYSIETIKYIKKKYNPSKIYLIIGADNYKNFHLWDSYKEIKELVTLVVVTREGYDFKVEEQAKKLKVNIKISSTELRNTFKIEYIPKKIRHEVKKIWRKRGKI
- a CDS encoding triose-phosphate isomerase, which produces MAIIASNFKTNHTRETTVEFIAKLNDFLTEKKIDNEVYVFPTATSLNSFETLSTLNIGVQNAYPTKNGSFTGEIGTEQLDEFNIKTILIGHSERRHVLGESQEEITKKFNFYKDLNYKIVYCIGEPLEVKEQGIEQTLEYLYEQFVGIDVNYENLILAYEPVWAIGTGVTATNDDIKAVHSVIKEKIDKPLLYGGSVKVNNVKEICSLDGVDGALIGTASWNIDDFKQIIENTKDL